One window from the genome of Nicotiana sylvestris chromosome 9, ASM39365v2, whole genome shotgun sequence encodes:
- the LOC138878069 gene encoding uncharacterized protein, producing the protein MFFDGATTFKGVKIGAVPISESGQHYPASSKIRFPCTNNMAEYEACILGIEMAVDINIKELLFIGDFDLFIHQVQGVWSTKNVKILLYLHSVKELCKKFTKIEFRHVPKIQNEFTDALATLSSMIQHPDKNYIDPIEIIIKDQHSYFFHVNEETDGKPWYHDIKKFLATHRE; encoded by the coding sequence atgttttttgatggagcaacAACTTTCAAAGGAGTCAAAATTGGGGCAGTCCCTATTTCGGAATCTGGACAACACTACCCAGCATCATCAAAGATAagattcccttgcaccaataatatggctgaatacgaggcatgcatccTTGGAATCGAAATGGCAGTCGACATAAACATCAAAGAACTGTTATTCATAGGAGATTTTGATTTGTTCATACATCAAGTCCAAGGAGTATGGTCCACTAAGAATGTCAAGATATTATTGTATCTGCACAGCGTGAAGGAGCTGTGTAAGAAGTTCACGAAGATTGAGTTCAGGCACGTCCCCAAAATTCAGAACGAATTCACCGACGCCCTTGCAACCTTATCATCTATGAttcaacatccagacaagaactatATCGACCCTATTGAGATAATAATCAAGGATCAACATTCCTATTTCTTCCATGTGAATGAAGAAACAGATGGTAAACcttggtatcatgacatcaagaAGTTCCTTGCGACACATAGAGAATGA